From the Tigriopus californicus strain San Diego chromosome 4, Tcal_SD_v2.1, whole genome shotgun sequence genome, the window GCATCGTAATTTTACCTCTGGACTGACAGGTCCAATCCATTCCACTACCCCCGTTTGACTATATACATCCTGATTGATCCCTccattgtctttgagtaaTGTCCCTCAACCCTTCATTATCTACGCGTGGTgtgtttaatggcgtcgaccccaAAGGTCAAGCCCATATTACTTCCAGCCTTTACATTGTTTTGAACATGGCTTTGGCTGGGTCTAACAATTCGTCGAACTTCGGCAGACTATGAGTAAGTTCAAGGTCTTACGAATGGGACGGACTGATCCCGATTTAATTTGGAAGGTCATGTTTTAGAGGTCACCAAATGGCCATCTGAAAATACTCGAGAACGAACATGACCGCGGGTGGACTTGCCATGAGTCTTGAGTCCTAAGATGAGAAGATATCTAATGCCTGGATGGAATCTAAACCAACGTTTGTTTCCAATTCCCAAGATTTGTGCACAGCGACTGTTTTCGTCATCAGAGTAATATTTGAGAAcgaacctaacctgacctaacctttGGGTGGCCAGGACCCAAATTAAATTGCAcaaatcttgggatggataatGAGTATCAGTCAGTCTGTGAGTCAGTCTGTGGGTCCTGACCTGATAGGAGACGTAAAGGGTGGCCCCGGCGTGCACAAACTGGAAGTAGCAGTCCTCTTTGCCGGCATCCACGTGTACTTTGTACTCCATGGCCACGCCCGGGGCCGCCTCCAACCAATTGATGTCCGTCGGATCCTGGCCCATGATCACGCTCAAACTGATGACCAAGAAGGCCCAAATAGCGCGACTGAACGCCATTCTGCCGCCGCGTCCAACGCACTCAAGCTCAGATCCGGGTTGGCTCGGCGGCGTCCACTTCCATACGCAGATGTCCGGGGACAAAGGCTGAACAAAGGCTGAACAAAGGGGGATTCTTGGGGCCTTATGTGCGCCAAGGGATAGagcaatggatggatggtgatACACTGGCCTGAGAGCGTCAATGCCACTCTGGGTTTGGGATTCGTGGGATGTCTAGAGTATGTTTAACACACGGCTAATTGGCAGGTTGTGTGAGTTTTTGGATCCGAGCGGCCCAGTTTAATTTCTGAACCGGAAGACGAGAGAGAACGTGTTCAATGATGAATCTATATATCAGCCCACATTATAAAACCTTTAtttgcgactctcggtcatgtctCTGTAAAATTTGTATACACATTGTATACCGATATTTAACAACGAGAGTAAAAGAATATAATGGTTCGTATGATATAATAGTGGACTAGAGTGATATGAtagcagagatgactagaattggttcaatgcacatgaaaaaagggaagagggaagTTACAGGCATTACAGAGACAGGTGGGttgaggtaaatgatgaaaagctTGGTTATTGCATTAGAATGGCTGGGCCAAATTCatcagatcctttgtcaactcccgtcgttgatggcatttggccgggagccggacaaaggtgcgtgactgccaatactccgaagggatgtcgggccaaggaccAGAAGgtgttaacaagtccttgaccggaaaggaTAACATTATATGCATCCTATCTGTTTAGCTTACCAGGGTTTGGTTGTAAGCCATGAGAATTGCTTACGCAACCTCCTAATTATGTGTCTGTAAAAATAGGACAGATGTGATGTGTCAACAGGTGAGCTAAAAGGTATGACCTAGCTAGCGTGACTCGTTggatcaaatgaatcaaaaagtGACGATAAAGAGGGTTCAAGTGAGCCATGAATgagcaaaaataaaatgaaaatggtgcATTGCTGAAATATATTGTCAGTATATCAAATTGAGGATGATGGCTGACGGGAGTTAAGCACCGAATCTCAGAGAATACGTCACAAGCTGAATTGACCTATGGCGACAATTTTGGCCAGCCTCTTAAGTCGACAACTTTGCCCCAGGGCATAGAGTTATCAGAGGGCCATGAGAAACTAGACATCAAATACTAATGGGCTGATAGATGGGGCCATCCATGTTTAAGAAATATAACTCTCTGAATCGCatgtttttcatgaaatatggGCTGAACTAAGGGAAGGAAGTCACATTCAATGccatgtttcaattttgggtCTGCAAGACAGTGAGGCGCTGTCAGAGTAATTATTGATTGAGCTTGAATGGATTGAAACATCGTTATTCGTATGATTGATCATGGAGAATTGAGCCAATTCAATGATTTACCGATTAATTGCCCCATACCATGACAAATATTGACACAGCTCGATAGCTTGCTCTTGAACACCGGATTATTCTAGTTCGCCGATGAGTTTCCATCCTAATAATACTCTGTGCTCTGTGTGCCATTTCCCCTCAAATAAACAAAACACTGAAGAATCACATGTCCGAATAAATATATGCCCCCATTTGAGCACCATGAGTGTTGATATCGAAATTCCCCCTATTGAACACAGCCTATTGCCCCAGGCTCCAGATGCGGATCCCTTGAGTGTGGAGCAACGATATTACACTCGGTATTACACCCGACCTTTGGTGCAGGATCCTGTTTCGTGTGTTCCACCGACCGATTCGACCGATTCGACCGATTCGACCGATTCGAATGAGCGCAAGTCTCCGACGGATCCGTTCAAGGAAGCCGGTCTCATTTTGGTCCATTCCAATCGGATTTGTTTAGTGTGTTTGTCCCCGCATCACACCATACACCGGAAAGGACTCAAAGTCGAGAGGCTAAACTTTCAAGTGACCAATCGGATCAACAGGTAAGTTTGATAGCTTGGGCAAAAGCCTCACTGGTGTAGACTAAAACTCCTCGTTAGAAAGTATCTTAAGGCTAAACTTGGAATGACAACGATTCGATAACGCTTTTGAGCCCTCTACTCAGTTTTCTAATTGAATATCTCATCCTTTTAAGCCACAAAATTTCTAGACCCTGGTGCTTGGCCAGGAAATTCAAGCTGATCTTTGCACAATGGTAAACTAGCCAAATACTGGGTGGATGTGGTAAAACTTGGAACGAATAAGGCGCCAACAGAACGCATAACTGAACTTAAAACTTGGGTTTTAAAGAAGAGGCCAACCAGGTTTAGACGTGAAGACTTGCTGCAAGCCAGAAGGTTTCCGCTTACTTGCAATGTCCAAAATGTGAAATTCCAACCTCTCCTGATTTTTCGTTTCCTTCCATCACTAATTCTTCTTAGTTCGTTCGTCAATTTTCTGATCTTGGcttgaatcattttgtttgtcTTCACTTACTTCACTCTCGGTCGTTCTGTCGTTGttgttggccttgaaggcTTTGATGATAACCTTTAAAACACTATAGGAACAATATATATGATGACTTATTTCTATCTGTGAAGTCAGTCAACTCTCCTCAGTCCACAAGAAGTACCATAAAAGATGATCTAGTTGTCAGAAAATGCAAGACAGATATGAGAAGTCCAAAGAGTTCGAAGCCTCAATATTTGAAAGGAACCGGTTGAAAAATTGGTCACTAGTGATACATGCATATTCTCATTCATACACATATGTATCAGATGACCAAATTTATAAAAATACTCTGGAGCTGGTGGTTGATGGACGTGAGTAGTGCCTCTCTCTCTGTACTTGGAGCttttgctcaaattttgccctttttacCCTAACTTTGCGCGGAAAAGTTGTGACATCACTAGAACTATGTCATTCATTGTACAGATATGTGAAAGTTGTGGTCAAAAGtatcattttcaatattttttcaatgaaatcgTTTGTTCTAGGCACATGACTAAATGACTTCAAAAGGCATTTTGGTTACCAACGATAAAGAAAAGCTGAGGACCTTGGCGCTTGAAATATGACTGATTTGTGGCTGAAAATGTTAAGAATGATCCATAACAAGACTCACCTATGCAGAAAAGTTTGCCTTACCCATTTTGAGGGTTCCCAAAAGAAAGCaccaaataattcattttcacaggaaaaatgaagaattatcaaacgcaaagatataagcctgtttaaaagcaaaaaagacacatgAAAATCACGAATAAGGCGCCAACAGAACGCATAACTGAACTTAAAACTtggcttttaaagaaaaggcatgcaggtttctagattAAATTTGGTTCACTCTGGGTGCCAGGGCTAGGcctgggctaaaatgcaaatgtttttatatttgctcttttgcgtgtaaagtattgaggttctatttgcatttgtaggaaaagcttgagcttttgaggCAAGCAgtaataatgtgagaattagagaacaattgctatattgcaacaaaccaagaagattgggacaatgcagtgTGCAGTATTgaaaggaggtgcaaaaggtatcttttaaaATGCATCTCtaaaaagtatccatgagttttttcctcaaccagaattcagaatcaatcgtAGTGAACGTACACTTTTGACATGTCTCCAATTGAGGGAGAGCAGGCATAGATTGGTTGGGCCCGCGCAGGCCTCTGAACTAGTCTGGATCGTTACATCTTACATGCATATGCCTgttcacgaacttctagaaatatggactgtgacaGAGCTTTacgccaaatcggcctgctcttggtccaAGCAACACAGGgccactttttttttcaattaaagtaataagataagaaacaCATATCTCCTCATGTAAAGGCAGGTCGTCATTTCTTTATCATTGTATTGTAAActggttcatttcaaagttatgttgttgAAAGCTTATGTaattgaccaaaagcaggccaaAAAGTCAAATGTTATGTAGTGTTAACAACATAACTTTGTACATGTCTCCCCGAGTTCTCTAAGCATAGTTTTAGGCTCAATCTTggtcaagttcatctatttaacaagatcttgtgatcTTGTGATCTTGTGATATGCTTGTTTGGAGTaaagtgaacgatttaggagatacgaaattcAAGTATTGATCTTTTGGACTCCAATACTGTATCGCATGTGTATACTGTATATCACGAGCAATTGTATATCTTGGTTTAAGGCCGATTCTTTTTCTAATATTGCGAGGCTTCGGTTGATGATATGTTTGATATTAACCGTGgctcaaaaaaaacttcacgagcctcattttcattttcatgagaGTTGATCCGTCGAAAagacaaaagactttttgcgTGAAAGTAACAAACGATTGCATTGTTCATGACTTTTCAGCAACCTTCTCTTTCACGGTTTGGGACAAAACCCTTGTGATGTTTTATCAAAAATGACGGATTGggagtgctctcaaaattgaGGGGCACCTACATGTGACTAGGTCCCTTCCCGACAATACATTTGTTTCGTATTCAATTGAAGGCTGGATAATCTGGACGTGAAAGGAAAATCTAAACGAGGCGCCCAAGTTGTGGATGAGAATGCTATCTTGGCTTGGATCGAGTGCGACAACGGAGAGCGATATCCTTTGAGGAGCCAAGTCAAAGGCAAGCTAATCGAAATCAATCCCAAAGTCATCGAGGACCCTCAAATCATGGTGGACCAACCTTTTGGACCAGGCTTTGTGGCCATCATCATGCCCAAACTACCTGAAGGCTTGAGCCAACTCAAGGAGCGAATGGTCACCGAAGACGAGTTCAAGAAATTGTCGTCGTCTTAGTAGGTATTCTCttgattatcttttttttgtgcttgTTGTGTAGGGATAAATATAAATAATTCTAAGGCAAGTCAAATTTATGTTTAGGGTACGTATGAATCCATGGTTCTCCCTGACACATCCATGGATCGGGACGAGCTTTCGCTCACAGTTCTCGGCTTGGATCCGATGGTAAAAGTAGCCGAACCTCGTTTAGCTCCACTCCCAAACAAAGAGCTTAATTGCCGGATGAGTTCCGGATTGATCAGGTTTGATCGTCGGCGATTCGTCCCGGCTTCTTCGTCACGTCGATCTGAAACGAATCGATGAATTCGATGATTTCGGTTATGAATTACCCCTATAAAACAGAtttcaattgacaaaaatccaTCTAGCATTGAGCCTTCCATAGCAAGGGGGATGCATTAACTTTGACTATGTACGTATGATTGGAAGTGCCAAAATTTGTGGGATCCGTCATGTAAAGTATGTCAAGCTGCATTGGTAGTTGATTGGAtcgttcaaaatttgaacactCACTCGTAGAGAGGTACGCTCGTAATGCGATCGCCTTATTCAATCACTCACCGGCGTGTTGATCTCTTGGCCTGCTGCTGCTTTGTTCCCGCGAAGTGGGGAAGTCATCAATTTTATCGCCATGCtcctcatcctcttcctcACTCTCGTTTACATGGCCTTGATCAGCTCCTTTGAATCGCTTGGAATCGTCATTCATTACTTTCTGAGTGGCAAGAGCAAATTCCTCCAAAGTCACATCACGGAGTATATCTTCCAAACCAtccaaattggacaaagagGATAGGTCTGACCGTTCAAATAGTTCTCTCGTGGGCGTAAATGGAACACCTGCAAAACCATTCATATGTAATAtgtatatacgtacgtacatatgtacgtatgtaatATAAACACTTACTGTCAACTCGCTCGGAAACGGACAATGTACGAGA encodes:
- the LOC131879806 gene encoding protein Abitram-like isoform X1 — translated: MSVDIEIPPIEHSLLPQAPDADPLSVEQRYYTRYYTRPLVQDPVSCVPPTDSTDSTDSTDSNERKSPTDPFKEAGLILVHSNRICLVCLSPHHTIHRKGLKVERLNFQVTNRINRLDNLDVKGKSKRGAQVVDENAILAWIECDNGERYPLRSQVKGKLIEINPKVIEDPQIMVDQPFGPGFVAIIMPKLPEGLSQLKERMVTEDEFKKLSSS
- the LOC131879806 gene encoding protein Abitram-like isoform X2, which translates into the protein MSVDIEIPPIEHSLLPQAPDADPLSVEQRYYTRYYTRPLVQDPVSCVPPTDSTDSTDSTDSNERKSPTDPFKEAGLILVHSNRICLVCLSPHHTIHRKGLKVERLNFQVTNRINRLDNLDVKGKSKRGAQVVDENAILAWIECDNGERYPLRSQVKGKLIEINPKVIEDPQIMVDQPFGPGFVAIIMPKLPEGLSQLKERMVTEDEFKKLSSS